AGGCCCAGTACCATTTCGTCCACAGGACGAAAACCACAGCGAGGACTAGCCACACGCATCCTAGGATCAACATGCTCTGCGTATTCGTCAATTTGGCTTCGTATCCGTACATATCTTTGCGTGTCCTGTACCGAAGATATCGAATAGTTGGTCAACTTCTGCAGTGACGAATCTCGGACAGCTACTTCCTTTCCACTTGCACTCCCTGGGAAGCCTATTGATCGAAAATGTGAGCTCTCCAGGGCCTGACTTCTCGCACTTGCATGCATAATGGCAGGCGTATTAGAAAATCGCCTCGGCCGCGAGGTGCTTCTCGAAAAATTCGTCCACCCGGTCTAGCACTTCGCTTGCTGACTTCGCCTCATACACGGCTTTGCGCAGGTGGCTGCCGTTGGTTACGCCGTGCGTGAACCAGGACGCAAATTGCTTCATCTTGCCGACCGCCTCCGGTAGCTCTTCTTCAATCAGCATGGCGAAGTAGGTGTGAATCATCTGATAGCGATCCTCTTCCGTGGGCTGTGTATAGGTGCCGACTCCCGTGGACTGCTTCGACGCGGTGTACTCGGCGATCTGGCGGAAGATCCAGGGATTGGACGGGGCGGTGCGGCCGATCATGACGGCGTCGCATCCAGTTTGGGCGATCATGGTGGCCGCGTCTTCGGGGGTGCGGATGTCGCCGTTTCCTAATACGGGAATCTTGATTGCGTCCTTCACCGCGGCGATGTACTCCCAGCGGGCGTTGCCGCTGTAGCCTTGCTCGCGGGTTCGGGCGTGCAGGGCGACGCCGTTGAGTCCGCAGTTCTCGGCTAGCCTGGCTAATTCGACGCAGACGATCTCGGCGTCGGACCATCCTATGCGGAACTTTACCGTAAAGGGAATCTTGACGGCGGCGCGGACCGCTTCGAAGATGCGCTGAATTTGCGGCAGGTCGCGCAGCAGGCCAGATCCGCCGTTGCATTTCACGACGCGCTTGGCCGGGCATCCGAGGTTGAGGTCAACCAGATCGAAGCCGAGGTCTTCGACTACGCGCGCGGCGTCGGCGACGACGTTTGGATCGGAGCCGAAGAGTTGGGCGGAGATCGGATGCTCGTCCTCATAAAAGGTGAGATAGCGCTTGCGGCGGGATTCGCGGCAGCGGGCCAGTCCGTCGGCCGAGGTGAACTCGGTCATGATCAGTCCGCAGCCGGACTGAAAGTTGGAGATTTCTGCGGCGACTTGGGCCTCAAAATCGCGTTCTGAAGGCCCATTTTGTGCTCGGGAGGCGGCTTTTAGCGCCTCAAAATCGCGCTGGGAAGCCTCAATTTGGGCTGTGGAACGGTGTTCTAACGCCCCAAAATCGCGCTCGTGTGCCTTGATTTGGGCGCTGGAGGCGGATTCAGGGGCCTTACTGCACCCCCCGCTACTGCAACGGGTTCTGCTAAACACGCTGGCATTGCGGATAAAGCGGCGAAAAACGGTGTCGGTAACGCCCGCCATGGGCGCTAGAACCGTCGCTGGAGCAACGCGAACACTGCCAATCTGCACCTGGGACGGGACAAAAACGTCCTCTGGCATAGCGTGCGGGAGCGGATTGTCCCAATTTTTCCGCATCGATAGACTCTAGATTTTAGCGCGGGAAGAGCGAACAGGAAGGTCACAAAGGGAACAAAGAAGGTCACGGAGCGGTGCTTTGGAAGCTCCGAAGTCGCCTCCGTGGCCTTCGTGTTCGCCTTTTTTCGGTTATTTCGTGCCCGTTTTGGCCGCTTCTCCGGCCTTCGCGTACTTGCGGCGGAAGCGTTCGACGCGTCCTGCAGTGTCTACAAGCTTCTGTTTGCCGGTGAAAAACGGGTGGCAATTCGAGCAAATTTCCAGGTGGATATCGCCTTTATGGGTGGATCGGGTGGTAAATGAGTTCCCGCAAGCGCACATTACGCGGATTTCGTTGTACGCGGGATGGATCTTTTCCTTCACTTAAAGCCTTCCTTTGGATCACCGGGGCACACGGAGCCTCTCCGCGAGTTTTCCGGGAACCTCTAGTTTAAGGGAATTTGCGGGATTTCAGCAAACTTGGGAGGGCGCGGAGGAGACGAACGGAGCGCCTTTAGGCTGCTGATTGCGTATCGCTAAGCGCTTATTGCTGGGTTTTGCAAAACTAAAAGGCGGCCTTTCGGCCGCCTTTTCTCGTTCGGTATTTCAGGATTAGAGCGGTTGGACGCTCTCTGCCTGCCAACCTTTGGGTCCCTTTACGACGGTAAATTGTACCGGCTGACCTTCCTTCAGGCTGCGGAAACCGTTGGCCTGAATTGCCGAAAAGTGCACGAAGACATCTTCCCCGTTTTGGCGGCTGATGAATCCATAGCCCTTCGCGTCGTTGAACCACTTCACTGTACCTTGTTCCATACGTTGCTCTAATCCTTTAATCTTGTGAATTACGCTGAGATGTCAATCGGAGGATACTGCAGGCAGGACCAGCTTTGAGGCGCGGACTGCTCACAACCAAGTGCATCTAACGCGCTTGCATTATACCAGAGAAGAGCATTTTGGGCGTGCTAACGCTCTGATGACGTGCCGGCGACGGTTCTCTGCATTTACCTGATCCCTATTTGAGGGCTTCATCCTAATTTTCTAAGGCGTTTCCGCATGCGCAAAATGACCCTTCTCGGGTGCTCTTCGTAACCCTGCGGAAGCGTTCACCTGAGCCGGATTATCCCACTGGAAACACAGGGGATTCCGGCGCGGTCACTTAACGTCTGACTACGCGCGCTTCGTTGCTTTTCCTTGTGGGCTGCTCCTATAATGCTGACATCCGTACCCGCCAAGAAACCTCGCAAGAGGTCCGGCGAGCGTCAGCCGGAATGCCAGGAACATGGCATAATTCGCCCGTCCAGGGAAGCAAAAGGCGACACTGGGAAGTGATCCCGAACGGAATCAAGGAGTCTTCAAGCGCAACAATGACACGCAAGATTGTTTCAACACTCTCGGTCGCGGCCCTGCTTTTAGCCGGAGCTGTGGCGCAAACCGCGGCAACTAACGCAGCCCCTTCCACCAGCACTAACTCGGTGATTGCCGGACCAAACAAACTGGCGATCATCAATATCCAGGCAGCCATTGCCAATAGCAATGAAGGCCAGCGCGATCTGGACGCCCTCCAGAAAAAATTCGAGCCCAAGCAGATCGAGCTCAAGAGTCTGAGCGACGAAGTCGACAACCTGAAGAAGCAGCTCGCCGCGCAGGACACCAAGCTCAACGACGATGAGCGCAACAAGCGTGTGCAGTCTATTGAGACCAAGCAGAAGACGTTGCAGCGCAACCTCGAAGATGCGCAGAACGATTACCAAACCCAGTCGAATGAAATCGCGCAGCGCATCGGCAGCAAGCTCATGCAGTCGCTCGACAATTATGCGAAGCAGAATGGTTACGCGGTTGTGATCGACGTCTCGTCGCAGCAGAGCCCGGTGCTATGGGCAGCGCAGTCCGTCGACATAACTAAGCCGGTGATTGATGCCTACAACGTCGTTTCGGGTGTTGCAGCGCCCGCGGTGAAGCCGGCGACACCATCCGCGCCCAGCGCGAGCACGACCCTCCCACGCCGCACGACTCCGCCTGCCATCACACCAAAGCCGGCAGCTACAAGCGCGACGACACCAAAATAGGAATTTTAGTTCCAGGTTTTTCAGTAAGGCCGCTCCGCACGAGCGGCCTTTTTTATTTCTGCGTAACCAGCGCCAACAGCGCGTTTGCGGTGTCAATTTCCTCATCCCGTAATGGGAAGGAGGAAGTCATGTTCGCTGACAGCCTGTTGGAATCGGCTCCCCATCCTGCACCTCGCGGCGCCTGGAGCAAACTCGCATCTGTGCTTCTGCAGAGTCTTGCCTTGGCAGTCGCGCTTGCTATTCCACTGTTTCACGTGGACCGTCTGCAGCTCGTTTCACCCCCACCAAGTATTCAGATGACGAGCGCGCAGCAGCCGCCAGCGATGCGACAAACGGCAATCAGCGGCACAAGCTCCGTTGTTCGTACCGAAATGGTCCAGCTCACCTTCAGAAGCCATCCTGCAAAAACACGAAACGAAGATCAAGGAGTTCCGCCCTCGACATGGACATTCGGTCCGCCCTGTGGCGCGAACTGCGGCACCGGACTATCCGTGCCATATGTTTCGAGTGCTGGATCATCGGTGATAACGCTCGCTCAGCCGAGTCCTCCTGCGCGTCCGCCTCGCGTGTCTGAGTGGCAGCTCGGTGGAGTCATTCACAAAGTTCTCCCGGAGTACCCGATCACCGCTAAACAACTGGGAATTCAAGGCACTGTGGTTCTGACGGCAATTGTCGGGAAAGATGGCCGAGTGGAGCATGTGCAGCCGGTGAGCGGTCCGGCTCTCCTCGTCAGGACAGCCATGATTGCAGTTCAGCAATGGCAGTATCGCCCGTACCTGTTAAACAAGGAGCCGGTAGTCGTGCAGTCTACGATCACGGTGAACTTTGTGTTGAATCGATAGAAATTCTTCGCCCACGATTCACGGAGCAGCCGCCTCTTGTCGAAAGGGTCGCGATTCGTGAAGGAATCTTCCTAACTCGAACGCGTGGAAATCTTGAACCTCGTACCGGCCGAGGGCGGGCAGAACAACGCAATCGGGGCTTCTGAGAGGGCAAAAAGCTTCTTTGACGCTTCCGTGTTTCCGGGTAAAGACCCTGCTAAACTTCGACGATGGTTCCCGGACACGCGTCGCATTCGGGCACTGCTCGATTGTGTGCGCGATTCCCTAAATTCTCCGCGGCGGGACACTTCCGTCAGCCGGAACATGTACCTCACCTAAGCCATCTCTGGCTCTCGTCGGTTGGAATCGGCACGTACCTCGGAGAGCCGGACACTGCGACTGATCAGCGGTACACGGACGCAGCACTAGACGCGATTGCAGGGGGCATCAATGTTCTGGATTCCGCCATCAACTATCGGTTTCAGAGATCTGAGCGCAGTATTGGTGCCGTTATTAAGCAATTGCCGGGGCGACGCGAAGAACTGCTGATCTGCAGTAAAGCTGGATATCTGACTTACGACGGCACAGTACCGTCCGATCCTCGCCGTTATTTCATCGAGCAATACATCGAGCCGGGCATCGTTCCCCGCGAAGAGCTCGTCGGGGGAATTCATTGCATGGCGCCGAGCTATCTGAAGAATCAACTCGAGCGTTCGCGACACAACTTGCAGGTCGAGACCATTGATGTGTTCTACATCCACAACCCCGAACAACAATCAGGTGAGGTTTCGCGGGACATTTTTCATGATCGTCTGCGGCGGGCATTCGCCGCTCTGGAACAGGCGGTTGCCGGCAACAAGATTCGCGTCTATGGCACAGCAACATGGAGTGGATTCCGCCAGGACCGAGGCGCGAAAGATTATCTGGATCTAGGGGAAATAGCGGCAATTGCGCGCCAAGTCGGTGGCGACGGCCATCACTTCCGCGCGATTCAGTTGCCTTTCAACCTCGGACTTCCCGAAGCTTTCGCAAAGGAAAATCAGAAGATTGGAGCAAAACAGGTTTCACTGCTGACTGCCGCCCGGGAACTCGGCATTGCCGTCATTGCCAGCGCATCGTTGCTCCAGGGCAAGCTCGCTGGTCGTCTGCCGGAGTTCGTTCGCGAACGCATGAATTTTGAAACAGATGCGGCAGCCGCGATTCAATTCGCGCGCTCAGCACCAGGCGTGACCACGGCGCTAGTCGGAATGAGTCGCAGAGAGCACGTGGAAGCGAACCTAAAAGTAGCAGCAAAGCCTATAGCGAAAACGGAAGATTGGGAGAGCTTGTTTCAAAAGCAGCAATGAGCGATTAGCGATAGACAAATCGAGCGCGTTGAACCGAAGTCGCTAATTACTAATCGTTGCTTTTATTGGTGCTTCACCGTTTTATCGCGCTCTGCCGCTGCTTTGCCATTTGCGCTACAGTCGGCGACTTATCCAGGGCAAGCTGATCGTAGATTCGCTTGGCCTGCGCTGGATCTTTGCGCTCGTAGAGATCCGCGAGGGCAAACTGCGCGTGCTGCGATGAGACCGACTGGGTAGGCTTCTTGATTAGCTCGTTGTAGATGTTAATCGCGTCTTGATCTCGATTCCTGGCCTCATAGACCGACGCGAGTCCCAATTTGGCAAGGGCAGCGAGATCCTTGTTGCCAACATCGACAACCTTCTTGAACTTAGTTTCTGCGTTTGCGTACTGGCCGCCATCCAGCGCCGCCGCCGCGGCCATATACAGAGCGTTCTTTCCTGTCTCGGTGTGGGGATACTTGTCCGCAACCGCCTGGAACTGCTTCTCTGCCTCTTTGTCGCGCTCAGCCGTGCTGGCATAACTGGCAATGCTGGGATCTTGTATTGCCCCTGGTGCCCGGATAGGAGCGGCGTACGTACTCAATGCTTGGCCTAAGGCCGCACTCGCCTGGTCGTCCTGATGGTTACGCCAGTAGCCGTAAGCTCCGCCCGCGAGTACCAATACAAGCACTACAATTCCGAGCAGCGTGAGCTGCTGGCGATGCTGTTGCGCTTGCGCGATGGCGCCGCGCGTTACTTCCTGAAACTTGTCTTCCTTAAGTTGATGACGGGTGTAACTCTGCACGAACGGTCCTTCAATGCTGGATTGTCAGCCAAGGCGGGAAAACCTTTGATGGCCAAGAATTTAGTTTAGCAATCCTGCAGAAAGAGCGTCAATTTTGCGGAAAAATCGGGCCGTCCTGGACCATTGCTAATTTGCGCGCGCCCGGCAATTTGCCACACACTTTACTGACGTCAATTCAATCTGAGCCTTAGCCTTTGCGGGAACACTGACGTTCGGCTCCGGAATGAGAATCAACGACTGTGCAGCGCCGTTCGGATTTAGTTCACATCCGAAGTTGACCGATTGCGCCGCGCGCTGCTGGCAAATTCCGCCTGCAACCGCTGACTGTAGCATCTCGGGCTTGCTATAAAGCTGTTCCGCGAGCGCGGAGGGAACCACCGCAACCAGCATTGGCACCGGGGATTTGAGCTTCACGTCCACTTGTTCGCCCTCGTGCTCAGGTAGCGGAAGGCTATAAAGTTTGAGCACGCTGCTCAGCTGGTATTTTTCCTTTGCCAGACGAACGCCGCGGAATTGCGGTGGATAGCAGTTTTGCACGCAGCTCCATCGGTAGTACTGGAGATGGACTTCGTTTGTATTGCCAAATGCCTCGGCGACGTGACGGACGCCCAGCACGTTGCCTACTTCGGAAAGAACGGCGCGATCTAGCTCGCGTTCGTCATGCACAATCAGGACCATGGAATCATCTGAAGCGGGAAGATCGCAGCTATAAGTCGTGCTCACCACGTGCTCCTGTACGCAGCGATATTGCAAGCGGTCCATGACCGCGGGACGATAGATTGCCTGCGGATCCTGCGTAGCATCGTCCCAATCGCGACGTTGGGCCACGGCAACGGTGACCGGCTTCTGCGCCGTGATGTCGAGCTTGATATTGCCGCCCTGGCCGGGATTGTACAGATGCGTCTTCTCCCGCAGTCCCGGAGTGAGCCGCACCATCTCGTCGGTGTCACGCACCCAGTCGAAAGCTTTCTGCTGGGCGGTGGCTGGTCCAGCCAGCAGACCGATAAACAATAGCGCGTGAATAGTGGGTTTCTTCATGGCTCGTCGGAGTTTAGGCAGTAAGAACGGTCGATCGGAAACATTTCTTCACAAGAGCCGTTACGCGAGTAACCGCGCTGCGCTGGTCGTACATGGACCTGGGTAGCGAGTCTGCGATGCCGCGCCGGAGCTTTTTTGAATGGCCTGCGGGAGCCGACACGAGGGGCACGAAGTCAGCTTAAAGCCGCCAAGATTGCGTTCGCCGCTTGTTTGTCGTGCAACCGTCTGCTCTTCTTACAGTTCCAATTAGATAGGCCTTCGTTTAGAGTACCGTGCAGCAGCTCTCGCGTTGTTCTTCCCACCCGATTGAGGAGTCCGCACGGAGTTCTGGAAAGGGGATTCTTATGCGTAAGCTAATCGGCGTCTTAGTTGCGCTTGTTCTGATTGTTGTTATCGCGGTCATTGCGCTGCCTTCGCTGGTCAATGTGAACCAGTATCACGACAAAATCCAGGCAGAGCTCCAGCAGAAGCTTCACCGGCAGATAAAGCTGGGGGACATGAGTTTGAAGCTGATCCCATTTTCAATTCGCGTTTCGAGCGTTGAAATTGGGGAAGACCCAAAATTCAATACGGAAAGACCATTCGCTTCGACGCAACAATTAGCCGTTAGCGCAAAATTGCTGCCTCTCCTGCATCACGACATCCAGGTGAATTCCGTTGAGTTAATCGATCCCAAGATCGAACTGATACGTAACGCACAGGGAGTTTGGAATTTTGCCAGTCTGCAGGAACAGCCGGCTCCGGCTCCAGCTCCGAGCCAGCCGAGCAACGCTCAGCCAAGCCCTGCGAAACCCAGCCCGACCCCGAATCAGTCCCAACCTGCCCAACAAAAGTCTGGTCAGGCTTTTTCGCTTTCGCAGCTGAAAATCACGAATGGTCAAGTCGCGATCACGGATCAGCAGAAGCACCAGAGCCGTGCTGTTTATGACCACATCGATCTTGCCCTTTCCAACTACGCAGCGGGCAAGCCGTTTGATTTGTCACTGGCTGCTCATTTACCGGGACAAGGCGATCAGTATGTGAAATTCGACGGAACCGCCGGCCCCATGAACGACAAGAACTCGCTGGCGACGCCGCTTGACGGGCGCCTCAAGCTCAACCAGGTCTCGCTCGCGGGCGTGCAGAAGTTCCTAAATTCGCCGCAATTGCAGCAATACGACGCGAGCGCCAGTGGCGATGCCAGCGTGCGTAACGATAATGGGAACATGAACTCAGTCGGCCAGCTTCAGCTCAACAACGTCCGCGTGCGCGGGATCGAGATCGGATATCCGATCAAGGCTGACTACAACATCGGCGATAATCTGAACACAGATATCATCACGATCTCCAAATTGAACCTTAACCTTGGTCCCACGCCAATCAGCATGAGCGGCACTGTGAACACGCGGCCTACTCCGGCACAACTCAACGTTCAGTTGAAAGCGAGTAATGCCTCCCTCAGCGAAATGGCAAGGCTTGCGGGAGCGTTCGGAGTGGCTTTTAATCCAGGAACGCAAGTTGCGGGAACCCTGAACACTGACGTTCGTGCACAAGGCGCCGCTAATAAGCCGGCACTCAATGGAAACCTCAATGCGCAGAACCTGGTGATCAGCGGCAAGGATATCCCGCAGCCTGTAAAGGTTCCCGCAATTAATCTGGAACTCACTCCGAACACGGTGAAATCCAATAATTTCACGGCGCAGAGCGGTGGGACGTCACTCAACGGCAACTTTGCCTTAACGAACTACACCTCGCCTAACGGAATTATCGACGCTGCGATCCGCACCTCGGGCGCGAACCTCGGCGAGTTGATCAATATTGCTAAAGCATATGGGGTCTCTGCAGCCGAAGGCATGAGCGGAACGGGATCGCTTTCGCTCGATGCGCACGTTCAAGGCCCCATCAAGCAGACAGATCGGCTTGTGTACAGCGGCACTGGATCGCTGCAGAACGCGACCATCAACATGCCAAATCTGACAAAACCGCTGATGGTCAAAACGGCGAACCTGCGCTTCGCACAGAACTCAGCGGTGCTCGAGAATATGCAAGCCTCACTCGGGAGCACGACCGCGACTGGAACGGCGACAGTACGCAATTTCTCCGCTCCCCAACTTCAGTTTGCTCTCAACGCTGACAAGTTGAACATCACCGAATTGCAGCAAATTACTGGCGGCAACAAGAAACGCGCTGCGGCCGATAGCTTCTCCCTGGTGCCATCCGCCTATGCGCAGGAACGTCCGGGCGGATCTATCTCGCACCTCGGAGGAACCGGAACTCTGAGTGTCGGCACGATCTTGTTCGATCAACTTGTGCTGAGCAATTTCAAGTCGAATCTAACCTTCTCCGGCGATCCGGCCGGCAACTTGATGCGCACGTTGAATGGGGACATCAATTTCAATACTGGAAATGGAAAGTTTCAGGGTATCGATTTGCTGCATGAACTGAGCTCCATCGCCAAGTTCTCCCAATCACAGCCATCACAGGGCTACACCAACATCGTGAAGCTTGGCGGTCTCGTAAACATCAAGAATGGTGTGGCCAGCACCAATAACCTTCAGGCTTTGATTGACGGCGGGACTCTCGGCGCCGAAGGGACCGTAGACTTGGTTACGGAAGCACTGAACATGCGTGCGAACGCAGTGCTGGCCAAACAACTCAGTCAGAAGGTCGGCGGCACTGGCATTGGCGGTTATCTGAATACAGCGCTAGCTAATAAGAATGGAGAGTTGGTAATTCCTGTGATCGTCACTGGAAACCTCAACAAACCAATGATCGCTCCCGATGTGCAGAAGCTCGCCCAGATGAAGCTGAACAATCTTCTGCCAACAGCAGGGAATCCGGGCGCGCTCACTAGCGGCATTGCCGGTCTGATTGGGGGCAAAGGTGCACAGCAGCAGGGCGGCGGGGTTCAAGGACTTCTCGGTGCGCTGAGCGGTCAGCAGCAACAGCAACAACAGCCGCAGTCGGACCAGGCTCAGCAGGGGAATGCCCCGAAGGGGAACGCTCAGCAGCAGCAACAACAGCCGCAGCAGAATCCAGTGAACGACATCATTGGATTGTTTGGAAAAAAGAAAAAGAAGTAGCTCTCGGATCAAGACCTGTGGCACAGGGCGTTCAATCGTGCCTGCCCAACTCGGCGCCTGTGCCACAGCGACAATCCTGTGCACATCCGACCAACTGGAATCAACGGTTCTTCACATCTTCATTTGCAGGTCGTGCTCCCGAGTCGTATCGTTCTCTGCAGGTGTCTATTTAACTAGGCATGACCCTTTTTGAGGCGAAGGAATACGAT
The sequence above is a segment of the Acidobacteriota bacterium genome. Coding sequences within it:
- a CDS encoding cold-shock protein; this translates as MEQGTVKWFNDAKGYGFISRQNGEDVFVHFSAIQANGFRSLKEGQPVQFTVVKGPKGWQAESVQPL
- a CDS encoding molecular chaperone Skp produces the protein MPGTWHNSPVQGSKRRHWEVIPNGIKESSSATMTRKIVSTLSVAALLLAGAVAQTAATNAAPSTSTNSVIAGPNKLAIINIQAAIANSNEGQRDLDALQKKFEPKQIELKSLSDEVDNLKKQLAAQDTKLNDDERNKRVQSIETKQKTLQRNLEDAQNDYQTQSNEIAQRIGSKLMQSLDNYAKQNGYAVVIDVSSQQSPVLWAAQSVDITKPVIDAYNVVSGVAAPAVKPATPSAPSASTTLPRRTTPPAITPKPAATSATTPK
- a CDS encoding tRNA-dihydrouridine synthase, whose protein sequence is MPEDVFVPSQVQIGSVRVAPATVLAPMAGVTDTVFRRFIRNASVFSRTRCSSGGCSKAPESASSAQIKAHERDFGALEHRSTAQIEASQRDFEALKAASRAQNGPSERDFEAQVAAEISNFQSGCGLIMTEFTSADGLARCRESRRKRYLTFYEDEHPISAQLFGSDPNVVADAARVVEDLGFDLVDLNLGCPAKRVVKCNGGSGLLRDLPQIQRIFEAVRAAVKIPFTVKFRIGWSDAEIVCVELARLAENCGLNGVALHARTREQGYSGNARWEYIAAVKDAIKIPVLGNGDIRTPEDAATMIAQTGCDAVMIGRTAPSNPWIFRQIAEYTASKQSTGVGTYTQPTEEDRYQMIHTYFAMLIEEELPEAVGKMKQFASWFTHGVTNGSHLRKAVYEAKSASEVLDRVDEFFEKHLAAEAIF
- a CDS encoding coatomer subunit epsilon, with amino-acid sequence MEGPFVQSYTRHQLKEDKFQEVTRGAIAQAQQHRQQLTLLGIVVLVLVLAGGAYGYWRNHQDDQASAALGQALSTYAAPIRAPGAIQDPSIASYASTAERDKEAEKQFQAVADKYPHTETGKNALYMAAAAALDGGQYANAETKFKKVVDVGNKDLAALAKLGLASVYEARNRDQDAINIYNELIKKPTQSVSSQHAQFALADLYERKDPAQAKRIYDQLALDKSPTVAQMAKQRQSAIKR
- a CDS encoding aldo/keto reductase, with translation MVPGHASHSGTARLCARFPKFSAAGHFRQPEHVPHLSHLWLSSVGIGTYLGEPDTATDQRYTDAALDAIAGGINVLDSAINYRFQRSERSIGAVIKQLPGRREELLICSKAGYLTYDGTVPSDPRRYFIEQYIEPGIVPREELVGGIHCMAPSYLKNQLERSRHNLQVETIDVFYIHNPEQQSGEVSRDIFHDRLRRAFAALEQAVAGNKIRVYGTATWSGFRQDRGAKDYLDLGEIAAIARQVGGDGHHFRAIQLPFNLGLPEAFAKENQKIGAKQVSLLTAARELGIAVIASASLLQGKLAGRLPEFVRERMNFETDAAAAIQFARSAPGVTTALVGMSRREHVEANLKVAAKPIAKTEDWESLFQKQQ
- a CDS encoding 50S ribosomal protein L31, with amino-acid sequence MKEKIHPAYNEIRVMCACGNSFTTRSTHKGDIHLEICSNCHPFFTGKQKLVDTAGRVERFRRKYAKAGEAAKTGTK